The following are from one region of the Andrena cerasifolii isolate SP2316 chromosome 1, iyAndCera1_principal, whole genome shotgun sequence genome:
- the L(1)g0007 gene encoding ATP-dependent RNA helicase l(1)G0007 yields the protein MDTSNDSSLYRLEGTDQNQTGGLFIRKKPSDHTFKKPQISVLGLDKLAKRKRQENLQELNSSPSQSSSSYKSEIKERKYRSYAEETPTYTGGVNFEAQERLESRLKHQRLSAQDKQHRHNYKDLDRDKNPRRDKYREKDRERERTRSRDSVRQTPLRFKDEPQTPIFKTKDPTSKSNWDDDEDEEPRSSSWDHPTPNLYSNRDGRDSIRSEFTPSYKYNSWNKDRKASGATPAVDGEEKELWEEEQQRLDREWYALDDGENHAFADVSEEYTRKKEMELEAKRQKRLSAQQRQINKDNELWERNRMLTSGVVSSLDHDDDPDDEGETRVHLLVHNVVPPFLDGRIVFTKQPEPVVPVRDPTSDMALVARKGSALVRAYREQKERRRAQKKHWELAGTHIGNIMGIRDRNKEDKEEPGQETDFKAGQKYARHIGANEVTGEAKYRSIQHQRRSLPVFAVRQELLNVIRENSVVVIVGETGSGKTTQLTQYLHEDGYSCYGMIGCTQPRRVAAMSVAKRVSDEMATTLGDKVGYAIRFEDCTSKDTVIKYMTDGILLRESLREGDLERYSVIIMDEAHERSLSTDVLFGLLREVVARRHDLKLIVTSATMDSSKFSAFFGNAATFQIPGRTFPVEILHAKNPVEDYVDAAVKQVLQIHLQPRSGDVLVFMPGQEDIEVTCEALKERLAEIDSAPSLSILPIYSQLPSDLQAKIFQRSEGGLRKCVVATNIAETSLTVDGIVFVVDSGYCKLKVYNPRIGMDALQVYPVSRANADQRAGRAGRTGPGHCYRLYTRRQYLDELLLTGVPEIQRTNLANTVLLLKSLGVQDLLAFHFMDPPPQDNILNSLYQLWILGALDHTGRLTPLGRQMAEFPLDPPQCQMLIVASQLGCTADILIIVSMLSVPSIFYRPKGREEDSDSAREKFQVPESDHLTYLNVYNQWKANGYSSSWCNDHFIHAKAMRKVREVRQQLEEILKQQKMEVVSCGTDWDIVRKCICSAYFHQAARLKGIGEYVNCRTGMPCHLHPTSALFGMGFTPDYVVYHELVMTAKEYMQCVTAVDGHWLAELGPMFFSVKETGRSGRAKRRQAMQHLHEMEGQMKEAEEEMKARAQEQLEREQASIRKQEILTPGIREPGTPAPYRKTPGRLGL from the exons ATGGATACGTCAAACGATTCGAGTTTATATAGGTTAGAAGGAACCGATCAAAATCAAACTGGCGGTTTGTTTATTCGCAAAAAACCTTCTGATCATACATTTAAGAAACCTCAGATATCCGTTTTGGGTCTTGATAAACTTGCAAAACGAAAAAGGCAAGAGAATTTACAAGAATTGAATTCATCGCCATCTCAATCATCAAGCTCATACAAATCAGAGATTAAGGAAAGAAAATACCGATCTTACGCCGAAGAGACCCCAACCTATACTGGGGGTGTGAATTTCGAAGCCCAAGAAAGGTTAGAATCGCGGCTGAAACATCAAAGACTAAGTGCGCAGGATAAGCAGCACAGACATAATTACAAGGATCTAGATCGGGACAAAAATCCGAGAAGAgataaatatagagaaaaagaccgagaaagagaaaggaccAGAAGCAGAGATAGCGTTAGGCAAACACCTTTAAGGTTCAAAGATGAACCACAAACtccaatatttaaaacaaag GATCCAACATCCAAAAGTAATTGGGATGATGATGAAGATGAAGAACCAAGAAGTTCAAGTTGGGATCATCCAACCCCAAATCTTTATAGTAATAGAGATGGCAGGGACAGTATTAGAAGTGAATTCACACCTTCGTATAAGTATAACTCGTGGAATAAAGATCGAAAAGCTAGTGGTGCTACACCTGCGGTAGATGGAGAAGAAAAGGAGTTATGGGAAGAAGAGCAACAGAG ATTGGATAGGGAGTGGTACGCTTTGGATGATGGAGAGAATCATGCATTTGCTGATGTATCTGAAGAATACACACGTAAAAAAGAAATGGAACTCGAAGCAAAACGGCAAAAACGTCTGTCGGCACAGCAACGGCAGATAAATAAAGACAATGAATTGTGGGAGCGCAACAGAATGTTAACGTCCGGCGTCGTGAGTTCTTTAGACCATGACGATGATCCCGACGATGAAGGGGAGACCAGAGTGCACCTTTTGGTTCATAACGTTGTTCCGCCATTTTTAGatg GTCGAATTGTATTCACGAAGCAACCAGAGCCTGTTGTACCTGTGCgggatcccacttctgacatgGCTCTGGTAGCAAGAAAAGGGTCAGCTTTAGTACGGGCATATCGCGAGCAAAAGGAGCGACGTAGAGCGCAGAAGAAGCATTGGGAATTAGCTGGGACACATATTGGGAATATCATGGGTATCCGCGATAGAAATAAAGAGGACAAGGAAGAGCCGGGGCAAGAAACTGATTTTAAGGCAGGCCAGAAGTATGCTCGTCACATAGGAGCTAATGAAGTGACTGGAGAAGCCAAATACAGATCAATTCAACATCAGAGGCGGAGTCTTCCAGTATTTGCTGTGCGTCAAGAACTATTAAACGTTATTAGAGAAAATAGCGTGGTCGTTATAGTTGGAGAAACAGGCAGTGGAAAAACTACTCAATTGACACAATATCTTCACGAAGATGGTTATAGTTGTTATGGAATGATTGGGTGTACACAACCTCGAAGAGTAGCTGCTATGTCTGTGGCTAAGAGAGTTTCTGATGAAATGGCTACCACTTTAGGAGATAAAGTTGGCTATGCTATTCGTTTTGAAGATTGTACTTCAAAAGAT ACCGTTATTAAGTACATGACTGATGGTATTCTATTAAGAGAAAGCTTAAGAGAGGGAGATTTAGAGCGATACAGTGTTATTATCATGGACGAAGCTCATGAAAGATCCTTATCTACTGATGTTCTATTCGGTTTACTCAGAGAA gtTGTAGCTAGGCGGCACGATTTAAAATTGATTGTAACGTCCGCTACAATGGATTCTAGtaaattttcagcattttttggtaATGCTGCAACGTTTCAAATTCCTGGTCGTACGTTTCCAGTCGAAATATTACACGCGAAAAATCCAGTAGAGGACTATGTGGATGCCGCAGTGAAGCAAGTGTTACAGATTCACTTGCAACCACGTTCCGGTGACGTATTAGTATTTATGCCTGGTCAAGAAGATATTGAGGTCACCTGCGAGGCATTAAAAGAGCGTTTAGCTGAAATAGATTCAGCTCCTTCACTTTCgattttacctatttattcgcAATTGCCTTCTGATCTGCAAGCTAAAATCTTTCAACGTTCGGAAGGTGGCTTGCGAAAATGTGTTGTGGCAACCAACATTGCGGAAACTTCATTGACTGTGGACGGAATTGTATTTGTCGTGGATTCGGGTTATTGCAAATTAAAGGTTTATAATCCTCGAATCGGTATGGATGCGTTACAAGTGTATCCTGTATCTAGAGCTAATGCTgatcaaagagcaggaagagCGGGGCGTACCGGTCCTGGTCACTGCTATCGATTGTACACACGAAGACAATATTTAGATGAATTGCTACTAACTGGAGTTCCAGAAATACAGCGAACCAATTTGGCAAATACTGTACTGCTATTGAAGTCTCTGGGCGTCCAAGATTTATTAGCGTTTCATTTTATGGATCCTCCACCTCAAGACAacatattaaattctttataTCAGTTGTGGATTTTAGGAGCTTTGGATCATACAGGACGTCTAACGCCTTTAGGACGGCAAATGGCAGAATTTCCTTTAGATCCTCCTCAATGTCAAATGCTGATAGTTGCTTCTCAGCTTGGTTGTACTGCTGACATACTAATTATAG tttCGATGTTATCGGTACCTTCTATATTTTACCGACCAAAAGGGCGCGAAGAGGACTCGGATTCAGCGAGAGAAAAGTTCCAAGTACCAGAATCCGATCATTTAACGTATTTAAACGTGTACAATCAATGGAAAGCTAATGGCTATTCCAGTTCGTGGTGCAATGATCATTTTATACATGCAAAGGCTATGCGTAAAGTGCGAGAAGTTCGGCAGCAGCTTGAAGAGATTCTGAAACAACAGAAAATGGAGGTCGTAAGCTGCGGCACTGATTGGGATATTGTACGGAAATGTATTTGTTCCGCATACTTTCACCAAGCAGCTCGACTGAAGGGTATTGGCGAATATGTGAATTGTCGTACCGGAATGCCGTGTCATCTTCACCCAACTTCAGCTTTGTTTGGAATGGGCTTCACGCCGGACTATGTAGTGTACCATGAGCTTGTAATGACTGCTAAAGAGTACATGCAATGCGTTACTGCCGTTGATGGGCATTGGCTGGCCGAATTGGGTCCTATGTTCTTTAGCGTGAAAGAAACTGGCAGGAGTGGACGTGCGAAGAGACGTCAGGCAATGCAACATTTGCACGAAATGGAAGGACAAATGAAAGAAGCGGAAGAAGAAATGAAAGCACGGGCGCAAGAACAACTTGAACGAGAACAAGCTTCTATTAGGAA ACAAGAGATATTAACTCCAGGTATCAGAGAACCGGGAACACCTGCTCCTTACCGTAAAACTCCAGGCAGACTGGGGTTGTAA
- the Rpl23a gene encoding ribosomal protein L23A, giving the protein MAPKPKPTEKAASKSAEKKPEKKAEKKPATSSSTSKVTKPAAKAATAKKAATAAKNVAKPAAKSAPKVAAKPLISKPKKNVPATKKVPKGGKPAAPLTKALKAQKKILKGVHGSRARKIRTSVHFHRPKTFRPPRNPKYPRKSVPNRNRMDAFNIIKFPLTTEAAMKKIEDNNTLVFIVHTRANKYHIKASIKKLYDVDVATVNTLIRPDGKKKAYVRLTRDYDALDVANKIGII; this is encoded by the exons ATGGCTCCAAAACCGAAGCCCACGGAAAAAGCGG CCAGCAAATCTGCTGAGAAGAAACCAGAGAAGAAAGCTGAGAAAAAGCCAGCGACAAGTTCGTCGACATCAAAGGTGACAAAGCCAGCTGCAAAGGCTGCTACTGCTAAAAAAGCAGCAACTGCTGCAAAGAATGTGGCCAAACCAGCTGCAAAGTCTGCGCCGAAAGTTGCTGCAAAACCACTGATTAGTAAACCTAAAAAGAATGTCCCAGCTACAAAGAAAGTACCTAAAGGTGGAAAACCAGCTGCACCACTTACGAAAGCACTTAAAGCTCAAAAGAAG ATTCTGAAGGGCGTTCATGGATCAAGAGCCAGAAAAATAAGGACCTCTGTACATTTCCATCGGCCAAAAACATTTAGGCCGCCAAGGAATCCGAAATATCCAAGGAAATCTGTACCAAACAGAAATCG TATGGATgcatttaatattatcaaatttCCTCTGACTACCGAGGCTGCTATGAAAAAGATCGAAGATAACAACACATTAGTTTTTATTGTACATACTCGTGCAAACAAATACCACATCAAAGCTTCtattaaaaagttatacgaTGTTGATGTGGCTACAGTTAACACTTTGATCAGGCCTGATGGTAAGAAGAAAGCATACGTGCGCTTGACGCGTGATTACGATGCACTTGATGTGGCTAATAAGATTGGTATAATATAA